A portion of the Cryptosporangium phraense genome contains these proteins:
- a CDS encoding acyl-CoA dehydrogenase family protein produces the protein MFSLDLSEEQEDLREWVHGFAKDVVRPAGHEWDEREETPWPVIQEAAKIGLYGFESLATWWADESGLSLPIVNEELFWGDAGIAMSIFGTTLCVAGIFASGTPDQLAEWVPQCFGDESEPKLGAFAVSEAEAGSDVSGMKTRARYDEATDEWVLNGSKAWITNGGIANVHVVVASVDPSLGSRGQAGFIIPPGTKGLTTARKVKKLGLKASHTADLFLDDVRIPGSCLLGEKEKFDERLARAREGRSSKGQAALRTFEVSRPTVGAQAIGIARAAYEYALEYAKGRETWGRPIIENQAVAFALADMKMEIDAARLLVWRAAWMGRTGKEFGAGEGSMSKLKAGEVAVWASERAVQILGGAGYSREHPVERMYRDSKIYTIFEGTSEIQRLVIARAISGARIR, from the coding sequence ATGTTCAGCCTTGACCTGTCTGAAGAGCAAGAAGATCTCCGGGAATGGGTGCACGGGTTCGCGAAGGACGTCGTGCGACCGGCCGGTCACGAGTGGGACGAGCGCGAGGAGACGCCCTGGCCGGTGATCCAGGAGGCCGCGAAGATCGGGCTCTACGGCTTCGAGTCGCTGGCGACCTGGTGGGCCGACGAGTCCGGGCTCTCGCTGCCGATCGTCAACGAGGAGCTGTTCTGGGGTGACGCCGGCATCGCGATGTCGATCTTCGGCACCACGCTGTGCGTCGCCGGGATCTTCGCCTCCGGGACGCCGGACCAGCTGGCCGAGTGGGTGCCGCAGTGCTTCGGCGACGAGTCCGAACCGAAGCTCGGCGCGTTCGCGGTGTCCGAGGCCGAGGCCGGCTCCGACGTCTCCGGGATGAAGACGCGGGCCCGGTACGACGAGGCCACCGACGAGTGGGTGCTGAACGGCTCGAAGGCCTGGATCACGAACGGCGGCATCGCGAACGTCCACGTCGTCGTCGCGTCGGTCGACCCGTCGCTCGGGTCTCGCGGGCAGGCCGGGTTCATCATCCCGCCGGGGACGAAGGGGCTCACCACCGCGCGCAAGGTCAAGAAGCTCGGGCTCAAGGCGTCGCACACCGCGGACCTGTTCCTGGACGACGTCCGGATCCCGGGCAGTTGCCTGCTCGGCGAGAAGGAGAAATTCGACGAGAGGCTGGCCCGGGCGCGCGAGGGCCGGAGCAGCAAGGGCCAGGCCGCGCTGCGGACGTTCGAGGTGAGCCGCCCGACCGTCGGCGCGCAGGCGATCGGGATCGCCAGGGCCGCGTACGAGTACGCGCTCGAGTACGCCAAGGGCCGGGAGACCTGGGGTCGTCCGATCATCGAGAACCAGGCGGTCGCGTTCGCGCTGGCCGACATGAAGATGGAGATCGACGCGGCCCGGCTGCTGGTGTGGCGGGCGGCCTGGATGGGGCGCACCGGCAAGGAGTTCGGCGCCGGCGAGGGGTCGATGTCGAAGCTCAAGGCCGGCGAGGTGGCGGTCTGGGCGTCGGAGCGGGCGGTGCAGATCCTCGGTGGCGCCGGCTACAGCCGCGAGCACCCGGTCGAGCGCATGTACCGCGACTCGAAGATCTACACGATCTTCGAGGGCACGTCGGAGATCCAGCGCCTGGTCATCGCCCGAGCCATCTCGGGGGCGCGGATCCGCTGA
- the allB gene encoding allantoinase AllB: MVDVVIRARRVVTATGEIDRAIGVADGKIVAIEPFDADLPAAEDLTLPDEHVLMPGVVDTHVHVNEPGRTEWEGFATATRAAIAGGVTTIIDMPLNSIPPTTDVPALDLKRKTAEGQVHCDVGFWGGVVPGNLQELRGLHDHGVFGFKCFLLHSGVDEFPPVEPAELERALQALHSYDALLIVHAEDSQAIDRAPTAHGERYSDFLASRPRGAENVAIAQVIELARWTGARVHILHLSSSDALPMIASARRDGVRITAETCPHYLSFTAEAVPDGATQYKCCPPIREASNRELLWQGLRDGVIDCIVSDHSPCTPDLKRFDIGDFGVAWGGIASVEVGLSAIWSEARTRGFTLADVSRWMSGRPAEIAGLRHKGRIALGYDADFAVFEPDAGRVIDPAQLHHRHPVTPYAFRPLAGVVRETWLRGARASGQPTGRLLTRGNA, encoded by the coding sequence ATGGTGGATGTGGTGATCCGCGCCCGGCGGGTAGTGACCGCGACCGGCGAGATCGATCGGGCGATCGGCGTCGCCGACGGCAAGATCGTCGCGATCGAGCCGTTCGACGCCGACCTGCCCGCCGCCGAGGACCTGACCCTCCCCGACGAGCACGTGCTGATGCCCGGCGTCGTCGACACGCACGTGCACGTCAACGAGCCCGGCCGCACCGAGTGGGAGGGCTTCGCGACCGCGACCAGAGCCGCGATCGCCGGCGGCGTCACGACGATCATCGACATGCCGCTGAACAGCATCCCGCCCACCACCGACGTTCCGGCCCTGGACCTCAAGCGCAAGACCGCCGAGGGCCAGGTCCACTGCGACGTCGGGTTCTGGGGCGGGGTGGTGCCCGGGAACCTCCAGGAGCTGCGTGGCCTGCACGACCACGGCGTCTTCGGCTTCAAGTGCTTCCTGCTGCACTCCGGCGTCGACGAGTTCCCGCCGGTGGAGCCGGCCGAGCTGGAGCGGGCGCTGCAGGCCCTGCACAGCTACGACGCGCTGCTGATCGTGCACGCCGAGGACTCGCAGGCCATCGACCGCGCCCCCACCGCGCACGGCGAGCGGTACTCGGATTTCCTCGCTTCGCGGCCCCGGGGCGCCGAGAACGTGGCGATCGCGCAGGTCATCGAGCTCGCCCGGTGGACCGGGGCCCGCGTCCACATCCTGCATCTGTCCAGTTCGGACGCTCTGCCGATGATCGCGAGCGCCCGCCGGGACGGCGTCCGCATCACGGCGGAGACCTGTCCGCACTACCTCAGCTTCACCGCGGAAGCGGTGCCCGACGGGGCGACGCAGTACAAGTGCTGCCCACCGATCCGGGAGGCGAGCAACCGCGAGTTGCTCTGGCAGGGCCTGCGGGACGGCGTGATCGACTGCATCGTCTCCGACCACTCCCCCTGCACCCCGGACCTGAAGCGGTTCGACATCGGCGACTTCGGCGTCGCCTGGGGTGGGATCGCGTCGGTCGAGGTCGGCCTGTCGGCGATCTGGTCGGAGGCGCGGACCCGCGGCTTCACGCTGGCCGACGTCTCCCGGTGGATGTCCGGCCGGCCGGCCGAGATCGCCGGCCTCCGGCACAAGGGCCGGATCGCGCTCGGCTACGACGCCGACTTCGCCGTCTTCGAGCCGGACGCCGGACGAGTGATCGATCCGGCTCAGCTGCACCACCGCCACCCGGTGACGCCGTACGCGTTCCGGCCGCTGGCGGGCGTGGTGCGCGAGACCTGGCTGCGCGGGGCGCGGGCGTCCGGGCAGCCGACCGGCCGGCTGCTGACCAGGGGGAACGCATGA
- the aceB gene encoding malate synthase A → MAGTSGVNTTPTTVDGADIILSPEALGFLADLHRTFGARRRELLARRQERRAEIARTGKLDFLAETAPVRDDPDWRVADAPADLQDRRVEITGPTDPKMTINALNSGAKVWLADLEDANTPHWDNVVGGQVSLYRATRRALSFESNGKQYQLGENLAVVVTRPRGWHLDEEHITVDGEPIAGALVDFGLYFFHNARELLNRGSGPYFYLPKTESHLEARLWNDVFTHAEQALGLNQVIRATVLIETITAAFEMEEILYELREHASGLNAGRWDYLFSVIKNFRDAGPEFVLPDRAKVTMTAPFMRAYTELLVATCHRRGAFAMGGMAAFIPSRRDPEVNAKALEQVKADKEREANDGFDGSWVAHPDLVPVCRDAFDAVLGDKPNQLDRLRPDVDVAASDLLDVANTPGDVTEDGVRANVSVALQYLKAWIGGLGAVAINNLMEDAATAEISRSQIWQWINQGTILADTGEPVTKTLVRRILDEEVGKLGDGYDQARTLFEQVALADDFVDFLTLPAYALVR, encoded by the coding sequence GTGGCTGGCACGAGTGGTGTGAACACGACCCCGACCACGGTCGACGGCGCCGACATCATCCTCTCGCCCGAAGCGCTGGGCTTCCTCGCCGACCTGCACCGCACGTTCGGAGCGCGCCGCAGAGAGCTGCTGGCCCGCCGCCAGGAGCGCCGGGCCGAGATCGCCCGCACCGGCAAGCTCGACTTCCTGGCCGAGACCGCGCCGGTCCGCGACGACCCGGACTGGCGGGTCGCGGACGCCCCGGCCGACCTGCAGGACCGGCGGGTCGAGATCACCGGCCCGACCGATCCGAAGATGACGATCAACGCGCTCAACTCGGGCGCGAAGGTCTGGCTGGCCGACCTCGAGGACGCCAACACCCCGCACTGGGACAACGTCGTCGGCGGCCAGGTCTCGCTGTACCGGGCCACCCGCCGGGCGCTCAGCTTCGAGAGCAACGGCAAGCAGTACCAGCTGGGCGAGAACCTCGCGGTCGTCGTCACCCGCCCCCGCGGCTGGCACCTGGACGAGGAGCACATCACGGTCGACGGCGAGCCGATCGCCGGCGCGCTCGTCGACTTCGGGCTCTACTTCTTCCACAACGCGCGGGAGCTGCTGAACCGCGGCAGCGGCCCGTACTTCTACCTGCCGAAGACCGAGAGCCACCTCGAGGCCCGGCTCTGGAACGACGTCTTCACCCACGCCGAGCAGGCCCTCGGGCTAAATCAGGTGATCAGGGCCACGGTCCTGATCGAGACGATCACCGCCGCGTTCGAGATGGAAGAGATCCTCTACGAGCTGCGCGAGCACGCCTCCGGCCTGAACGCCGGCCGCTGGGACTACCTGTTCAGCGTCATCAAGAACTTCCGCGACGCGGGCCCGGAGTTCGTCCTGCCGGACCGGGCCAAGGTGACGATGACCGCCCCGTTCATGCGGGCCTACACCGAGCTGCTGGTCGCGACCTGCCACCGGCGCGGTGCGTTCGCGATGGGCGGCATGGCCGCGTTCATCCCGAGCCGCCGCGACCCCGAGGTCAACGCGAAGGCGCTCGAGCAGGTCAAGGCCGACAAGGAGCGCGAGGCCAACGACGGCTTCGACGGCTCCTGGGTCGCCCACCCCGACCTCGTCCCGGTCTGCCGGGACGCGTTCGACGCGGTGCTCGGCGACAAGCCCAACCAACTCGACCGCCTCCGCCCGGACGTCGACGTGGCCGCGAGCGACCTGCTCGACGTCGCGAACACGCCGGGCGACGTCACCGAGGACGGCGTGCGGGCGAACGTGTCGGTCGCGCTGCAGTACCTGAAGGCGTGGATCGGCGGGCTCGGCGCGGTCGCGATCAACAACCTGATGGAGGACGCGGCCACCGCGGAGATCTCCCGCTCGCAGATCTGGCAGTGGATCAACCAGGGCACGATCCTCGCCGACACCGGCGAGCCGGTCACCAAGACGCTGGTCCGGCGGATCCTCGACGAGGAGGTCGGGAAGCTCGGTGACGGCTACGACCAGGCCCGGACGCTGTTCGAGCAGGTCGCGCTGGCCGACGACTTCGTCGATTTCCTCACGCTGCCCGCGTACGCGCTGGTGCGGTAG
- a CDS encoding TetR/AcrR family transcriptional regulator, with amino-acid sequence MVRLLSTAADRRESVLTTAISAFAAKGYFGTTTVEVAKAAGISQAYLYRLFPDKQTLFAAVVGRCFERILDSFERGTVGDTPDAVLYAIGGAYAELIADQDLLLLQMHAQCAAVSVPEIKDAVRAGYATLVAYAREASGADEKAVQAFFANGALCAIVVTMGAPEVDAPWARTLDHGLRHP; translated from the coding sequence ATGGTTCGTCTGCTCTCCACCGCTGCCGATCGCCGGGAATCCGTGCTGACGACCGCGATCAGCGCGTTCGCGGCCAAGGGGTACTTCGGCACGACGACCGTGGAGGTCGCCAAGGCCGCCGGTATCTCGCAGGCCTACCTGTACCGGCTCTTCCCCGACAAGCAGACGCTGTTCGCCGCGGTCGTCGGGCGGTGCTTCGAGCGCATCCTCGACAGCTTCGAGCGCGGCACGGTCGGCGACACCCCCGACGCGGTCCTCTACGCGATCGGCGGCGCCTACGCCGAGCTGATCGCCGACCAGGACCTCCTCCTGCTCCAAATGCACGCCCAGTGCGCCGCGGTCAGCGTCCCCGAGATCAAGGACGCGGTCCGCGCCGGCTACGCCACGCTCGTCGCCTACGCCCGGGAAGCCTCCGGCGCCGACGAGAAGGCCGTCCAGGCGTTCTTCGCCAACGGCGCGCTCTGCGCGATCGTCGTCACGATGGGCGCACCCGAGGTCGACGCCCCCTGGGCCCGCACCCTCGACCATGGCCTCCGCCACCCCTAG
- a CDS encoding DUF6986 family protein produces MLDDLLNELDAELAETDETLKAQHEKPPRGRQPVHTVYVPADQFSAGLPSRWGAEALELLDQHAPFADHLAKATGLPVEAVHSALPRVRVKLATEPIEDLRVDFEDGYGYRPDADEDADAQKAGQAAAALIGRSGAPFTLGLRIKSMEQRDRRRGVRTLNLFAGALTQNLPDGPELPPVLANNFVVTLPKVTSVAQVEAALRVLDAIEDEHRLTAGTLGLELQIELPSAIQSTSGLATVSQLVAAAKDRCAGVHYGTYDYSAALGVAAAFQALDHPVADHAKAVMLLAAVQAGVPAVDGSTNVMPTGDTAEVHTAWANHARLVRRSLERAYYQGWDMHPGHLVTRYLATYVFFRDALPAATARLTTYLARTSSQAGVVDEPATARALATVILRGLDCGALTEEEVPLDVPLLRRLSRPRS; encoded by the coding sequence ATGCTCGACGACCTGCTGAACGAACTCGACGCCGAACTCGCCGAGACCGACGAGACGCTGAAAGCCCAGCACGAGAAGCCGCCGCGAGGCCGCCAGCCGGTGCACACGGTCTACGTGCCGGCCGACCAGTTCTCGGCCGGGCTGCCGTCGCGCTGGGGCGCCGAGGCGCTGGAGCTGCTCGACCAGCACGCGCCGTTCGCCGATCACCTGGCCAAGGCCACCGGGCTGCCGGTCGAGGCCGTGCACAGCGCGCTGCCGCGCGTCCGGGTGAAGCTCGCGACCGAGCCGATCGAGGACCTGCGGGTCGACTTCGAGGACGGGTACGGCTACCGTCCCGACGCCGACGAGGACGCCGACGCGCAGAAGGCCGGGCAGGCCGCGGCCGCGCTGATCGGCCGGTCCGGGGCGCCGTTCACGCTCGGGCTGCGGATCAAGTCGATGGAGCAGCGCGACCGGCGGCGCGGGGTCCGGACGCTGAACCTGTTCGCCGGGGCGCTGACCCAGAACCTGCCCGACGGCCCCGAGCTGCCCCCGGTGCTGGCCAACAACTTCGTCGTGACGCTGCCGAAGGTCACGTCGGTGGCGCAGGTGGAGGCCGCGCTCCGCGTCCTCGACGCGATCGAGGACGAGCACCGGCTCACCGCGGGCACGCTCGGCCTCGAGCTGCAGATCGAGCTGCCGAGCGCGATCCAGTCGACGTCCGGCCTGGCCACGGTGTCGCAGCTCGTGGCGGCCGCGAAAGACCGCTGCGCGGGCGTCCACTACGGCACCTACGACTACAGCGCCGCGCTCGGCGTCGCGGCCGCGTTCCAGGCCCTCGACCACCCGGTCGCCGACCACGCCAAGGCCGTGATGCTGCTGGCCGCGGTGCAGGCCGGGGTACCCGCGGTCGACGGGTCGACCAACGTGATGCCCACCGGCGACACGGCGGAGGTTCACACCGCCTGGGCGAACCACGCCCGGCTGGTCCGCCGCTCGCTGGAGCGGGCCTACTACCAGGGCTGGGACATGCACCCCGGCCACCTGGTCACCCGGTACCTGGCCACCTACGTGTTCTTCCGGGACGCGCTGCCGGCCGCGACCGCGCGTCTCACCACCTACCTGGCCCGCACGTCGTCCCAGGCCGGTGTCGTCGACGAGCCGGCCACGGCCCGGGCGCTGGCGACCGTGATCCTCCGCGGCCTCGACTGCGGTGCCCTCACCGAAGAGGAAGTTCCCCTCGACGTCCCACTGTTGCGACGCCTGTCCCGCCCGAGATCGTAA
- a CDS encoding TetR/AcrR family transcriptional regulator — protein MLDAATAVFSERGFHAASMDEIAERAGISKPMVYLYLGSKGELFSACIRRAGDQLTEAISAAADPSLPPEQQLWSAVQAFFQFVAEHRDAWAVMFRQARGEGEFAGEVASIRRLVVDNVADLFARAIHSSGSPDPGPDELRALAHALVGTGEAMAEWLLDHPAEEPETAATRLMNVLWMGLGSLVRGEVWRTTTAVPPVR, from the coding sequence ATGCTGGATGCCGCCACCGCCGTGTTCTCCGAGCGTGGCTTCCACGCCGCGTCGATGGACGAGATCGCGGAGCGGGCCGGAATTTCGAAGCCGATGGTCTACCTGTACCTCGGCTCGAAGGGGGAACTGTTCAGCGCGTGCATCCGCCGGGCCGGCGATCAGCTCACCGAGGCGATCAGCGCGGCCGCGGACCCGTCGCTCCCGCCCGAGCAGCAGCTCTGGTCGGCAGTGCAGGCGTTCTTCCAGTTCGTCGCCGAGCACCGCGACGCCTGGGCGGTGATGTTCCGGCAGGCCCGGGGCGAGGGTGAGTTCGCCGGCGAGGTCGCGTCGATCCGGCGCCTGGTCGTCGACAACGTCGCCGACCTGTTCGCGCGGGCGATCCACTCCAGCGGCTCGCCCGACCCGGGCCCGGACGAGCTGCGGGCGCTGGCCCACGCGCTCGTCGGTACCGGGGAGGCGATGGCCGAGTGGCTGCTCGATCACCCGGCCGAGGAGCCCGAGACCGCGGCCACCCGCCTGATGAACGTGCTCTGGATGGGGCTCGGCAGCCTGGTCCGGGGCGAGGTCTGGCGTACTACGACGGCGGTTCCACCCGTCCGGTGA
- a CDS encoding DUF4242 domain-containing protein produces the protein MPKFVIEREIPGLGASSAEELRAVSQKSRAVLDELSPHVQWVQSYVTDDKMYCVYLADDAEIVREHARRGGFPADRVNRVRTTIDPTTAE, from the coding sequence ATGCCTAAATTCGTCATCGAGCGAGAGATCCCGGGGTTGGGCGCGTCGTCGGCCGAGGAGCTGCGCGCGGTCTCGCAGAAGTCCCGCGCCGTGCTCGACGAGCTGAGCCCGCACGTGCAGTGGGTGCAGAGCTACGTCACCGACGACAAGATGTACTGCGTGTACCTCGCGGACGACGCCGAGATCGTGCGGGAGCACGCCCGGCGCGGCGGCTTCCCGGCCGACCGGGTGAATAGGGTCCGGACGACGATCGACCCGACGACGGCCGAGTGA
- the alc gene encoding allantoicase: MIDLAARAFGGAVVAANDETFAEKENLIRPDAPLFRPATFGHKGQVYDGWETRRRRSPGHDWVIVRLGAPGIVREVVVDTAHFTGNYPEECWLEGLYVDGYPDVTTATGWVPLTGREALKGNSANAFDVADGPLVTHVRLNISPDGGVARLRVLGEVVPDPRRLEGLTLDLAALENGGRVEDSSNRFYSPADNVLLPGLAQTMGQGWETRRRRGEGNDWLLIRLAGAGHVRQLVVDTTHFVGNAPGEVRVQGVHDGTWFDLVERRPLLPDTPHWFATDPSRPTTHLRVDVFPDGGLARVRAFGSLTPDAWDALVARWEGVRAAP, translated from the coding sequence ATGATCGACCTGGCCGCGCGGGCCTTCGGTGGCGCCGTCGTCGCGGCCAACGACGAGACGTTCGCGGAGAAGGAGAACCTGATCCGGCCGGACGCGCCGCTGTTCCGGCCGGCCACGTTCGGCCACAAGGGACAGGTCTACGACGGCTGGGAGACGCGCCGACGGCGGAGCCCCGGGCACGACTGGGTGATCGTCCGGCTGGGTGCTCCGGGGATCGTGCGCGAGGTGGTCGTCGACACCGCGCACTTCACCGGCAACTACCCGGAGGAGTGCTGGCTCGAGGGCCTCTACGTCGACGGCTACCCCGACGTCACGACCGCGACCGGCTGGGTTCCGCTGACCGGGCGCGAGGCGCTGAAGGGCAACAGCGCCAACGCGTTCGACGTCGCCGACGGCCCGCTGGTCACCCACGTCCGGCTGAACATCTCCCCCGACGGGGGCGTCGCCCGGCTGCGGGTCCTCGGCGAGGTGGTGCCGGACCCGCGCCGGCTCGAGGGCCTGACGCTCGACCTGGCCGCGCTGGAGAACGGCGGACGGGTCGAGGACTCCAGCAACCGCTTCTACTCGCCGGCCGACAACGTGCTGCTGCCCGGCCTGGCCCAGACGATGGGTCAGGGCTGGGAGACCCGCCGTCGGCGCGGCGAGGGCAACGACTGGCTGCTGATCCGGCTGGCCGGGGCCGGGCACGTCCGGCAGTTGGTCGTCGACACGACGCACTTCGTCGGCAACGCCCCGGGCGAGGTGCGGGTGCAGGGGGTCCACGACGGCACCTGGTTCGACCTGGTGGAGCGTCGGCCCCTGCTCCCCGACACCCCGCACTGGTTCGCGACCGACCCGTCCCGCCCGACGACGCACCTGCGCGTCGACGTGTTCCCGGACGGCGGCCTGGCCCGGGTCCGTGCGTTCGGGTCCCTGACCCCGGACGCCTGGGACGCGCTGGTGGCCCGGTGGGAGGGCGTCAGAGCAGCGCCGTGA
- a CDS encoding BTAD domain-containing putative transcriptional regulator has protein sequence MTFEVHLVGSPRVLRDGAVRPAPRGHKVWGLLAYLLLREVPAARAHVAELLFPTADDPMAALRWNLSALRRLVGDPAAFRGDPIRLGWSSPPIVVTTGLDAEGELLGSLRFAGCPAFELWLEAQRRQARGARESLLHEAALRALAHGRADESAELAGRLVGLAPYDENYHVLLVRALAAGGHGVDAARRAAACRTLFRDELGVEPGPALDAAMVTRPAATATAPASGRPAVQALIDAGEAAIGAGALDAGLQCLRRAVTDAEVLGDGPLTAAAYTALGTALVHTARGNDEEGAAALHRALACDGASPESLATAYVELAYVEFLRARYGRVEPWLARAESVPAESQRAIALSVRGSTLSDTGRYADACRALEQGLACARDDRRRAYLLSMLGRVYLLRGEFERAGRMLDEALARTTSAGWTSFLPWPEALRAEADLGLGELKSARSRAEHAFALGCQIGDPCWEGLAARVLGLVQAAEGDPAGAVETLLDARRRAGRLPDAYVWVEAYTLDALAAVGVAAGRPEVDGWIGELAALAGHSGMTELAVRAAVHRSHRGDPAALDAARALAVDVDNPALTALL, from the coding sequence GTGACGTTCGAGGTCCATCTCGTCGGCTCCCCGCGCGTTCTGCGCGACGGGGCGGTGCGGCCGGCGCCGCGCGGGCACAAGGTCTGGGGCCTGCTCGCGTATCTCCTGCTCCGGGAGGTGCCGGCCGCCCGGGCGCACGTCGCCGAGCTGCTGTTCCCGACCGCGGACGACCCGATGGCCGCGCTGCGCTGGAACCTCTCGGCGTTACGCCGGCTGGTGGGCGACCCGGCGGCCTTCCGCGGTGACCCGATCCGGCTGGGCTGGTCGTCGCCGCCGATCGTGGTGACGACCGGGCTGGACGCCGAGGGCGAGCTGCTCGGCTCGCTGCGGTTCGCCGGGTGCCCGGCGTTCGAGCTCTGGCTGGAGGCCCAGCGACGGCAGGCCCGGGGTGCGCGCGAGTCGCTGCTGCACGAGGCCGCCCTGCGCGCGCTGGCCCACGGCCGGGCCGACGAGAGCGCCGAGCTGGCCGGGCGGCTGGTGGGCCTGGCCCCGTACGACGAGAACTACCACGTGCTGCTGGTGCGGGCCCTGGCCGCGGGCGGCCACGGCGTCGACGCGGCCCGGCGCGCCGCCGCCTGCCGGACGTTGTTCCGCGACGAGCTGGGCGTCGAACCGGGGCCGGCGCTGGATGCGGCGATGGTGACTCGTCCGGCCGCGACCGCCACCGCCCCGGCGTCCGGCCGCCCGGCCGTGCAGGCCCTGATCGACGCGGGCGAGGCCGCGATCGGAGCCGGTGCCCTGGACGCCGGCCTGCAGTGCCTGCGCCGGGCCGTGACGGACGCGGAGGTGCTCGGCGACGGCCCGCTCACCGCGGCCGCCTACACCGCGCTCGGCACCGCGCTCGTCCACACCGCCCGGGGCAACGACGAGGAGGGAGCGGCCGCGCTGCACCGGGCCCTGGCCTGCGACGGGGCGTCGCCGGAGTCGCTCGCGACCGCGTACGTCGAGCTGGCCTACGTGGAGTTCCTCCGGGCCCGGTACGGCCGGGTCGAACCGTGGCTGGCCCGGGCCGAGTCGGTGCCGGCCGAGTCGCAGCGGGCCATCGCGCTGTCGGTGCGCGGTAGCACGCTCTCCGACACCGGCCGTTACGCCGACGCCTGCCGAGCGCTCGAGCAGGGCCTGGCCTGCGCCCGCGACGACCGCCGCCGGGCCTACCTGCTCTCGATGCTCGGACGCGTCTACCTGCTGCGCGGCGAGTTCGAGCGGGCCGGGCGGATGCTCGACGAGGCCCTGGCCCGGACTACCAGCGCCGGCTGGACGTCGTTCCTGCCCTGGCCGGAGGCCCTGCGCGCGGAGGCCGACCTCGGGCTCGGCGAGCTGAAGTCCGCGCGGTCCCGGGCCGAGCACGCGTTCGCGCTCGGCTGCCAGATCGGCGACCCGTGCTGGGAGGGCCTGGCCGCTCGCGTGCTGGGGCTCGTCCAGGCCGCCGAGGGTGACCCGGCCGGGGCCGTCGAGACGCTCCTGGACGCCCGCCGCCGGGCCGGACGCCTGCCCGATGCGTACGTCTGGGTCGAGGCCTACACGCTGGACGCCCTGGCCGCGGTGGGGGTGGCGGCCGGGCGTCCCGAGGTCGACGGCTGGATCGGCGAGCTGGCCGCGCTGGCCGGGCACAGCGGGATGACCGAGCTGGCCGTCCGGGCCGCCGTGCACCGCTCCCACCGGGGCGACCCGGCCGCTCTCGACGCCGCCCGGGCGCTGGCCGTCGACGTCGACAACCCGGCGCTCACGGCGCTGCTCTGA
- a CDS encoding MaoC family dehydratase, with the protein MRTLDRAPNLAVLYPRALFRRASGGELPDSGVALREVAIDPERLADYARVCGFGLSSVLPGTYPQVLAFPLAIALMSEPGFPFPLPGIVHVANTITQSRPVGTTEALSFEVHAENLRPHRRGRQFDIVTSAFVGDEPVWHSTATYLRRGSGGSTGTRPDDEVLPPTAVWRVPAGIGRAYAAASGDRNPIHLHPLTARMFGFPRAIAHGMWVEARCLAALGGRIPDAYRVVVQFGKPLLLPSTVDFGARERDGGWDLSVASGGRPHLTGRVEPPS; encoded by the coding sequence ATGCGGACGCTCGACCGGGCGCCGAATCTGGCCGTGCTGTACCCCAGGGCGCTGTTCCGGCGGGCTTCCGGCGGCGAGCTGCCGGATTCGGGGGTGGCGCTGCGCGAGGTCGCGATCGACCCCGAGCGGCTCGCGGACTACGCGCGGGTGTGCGGGTTCGGGCTGTCGTCGGTGCTGCCCGGCACGTATCCGCAGGTGCTGGCGTTCCCGCTGGCGATCGCGCTGATGTCGGAGCCCGGGTTCCCGTTTCCGCTGCCGGGGATCGTCCACGTCGCCAACACGATCACCCAGTCGCGGCCGGTCGGTACCACTGAGGCGCTGAGCTTCGAGGTCCACGCCGAGAACCTCCGCCCCCACCGCCGGGGCCGCCAGTTCGACATCGTCACCAGCGCGTTCGTCGGCGACGAGCCGGTCTGGCACAGCACGGCCACCTACCTCCGCCGAGGCTCGGGCGGCTCGACCGGGACCCGGCCGGACGACGAGGTGCTCCCGCCCACCGCGGTCTGGCGGGTACCGGCCGGAATCGGGCGCGCCTACGCGGCGGCCTCCGGCGACCGGAACCCGATCCACCTGCACCCGCTCACCGCGAGGATGTTCGGGTTCCCGCGGGCCATCGCGCACGGCATGTGGGTCGAGGCGCGCTGCCTGGCCGCACTCGGCGGCCGCATCCCCGACGCCTACCGGGTCGTCGTCCAGTTCGGAAAGCCGCTGCTCCTCCCGTCGACCGTCGACTTCGGAGCGCGGGAGCGGGACGGCGGGTGGGACCTGTCGGTGGCGTCCGGAGGACGCCCGCACCTCACCGGACGGGTGGAACCGCCGTCGTAG